Proteins encoded by one window of Pseudomonas coleopterorum:
- a CDS encoding CoA transferase subunit A produces MAAILSLTDAVKQFVNDGDTVALEGFTHLIPTAAGHEIIRQGKKDLTLVRMTPDLIYDQLIGAGCARKLIFSWGGNPGVGSLHRLRDAVEKQWPQSLEIEEHSHADLANAYVAGASGLPFAVLRAYAGSDLPKVNPLIKTVTCPFTGEVLAAVPSVRPDVTVIHAQKADRKGNVLLWGILGVQKEAALAAKRCIVTVEEIVDDLNAPMNSCVLPAWALAAVCHVPGGAHPSYAHGYTERDNVFYQAWDPIARDRTTFTAWIDTYIRGTQDFSEYQAKLASAAQVTP; encoded by the coding sequence ATGGCTGCAATCCTGTCGCTTACCGATGCGGTGAAGCAATTCGTCAACGATGGTGACACCGTCGCGCTCGAAGGCTTCACCCACCTGATTCCAACCGCCGCAGGTCACGAGATCATTCGTCAAGGCAAGAAAGACCTGACGCTGGTCCGCATGACCCCCGACCTGATCTACGATCAGTTGATCGGCGCCGGTTGCGCTCGCAAGTTGATCTTCTCGTGGGGCGGCAACCCCGGTGTCGGCTCGCTGCATCGTCTGCGCGACGCGGTCGAGAAGCAGTGGCCCCAGTCGCTGGAGATCGAAGAACACAGCCATGCCGACCTGGCCAATGCCTACGTCGCCGGCGCCTCCGGCCTGCCATTCGCGGTCCTGCGGGCCTACGCCGGTTCCGATCTGCCCAAGGTCAACCCGCTGATCAAGACAGTCACCTGCCCGTTCACCGGCGAAGTGCTTGCAGCCGTGCCTTCGGTACGCCCCGACGTCACCGTGATCCACGCGCAGAAAGCCGACCGCAAGGGCAACGTGCTGCTGTGGGGCATTCTTGGGGTGCAGAAGGAAGCGGCCTTGGCCGCCAAGCGCTGCATCGTCACGGTCGAGGAAATCGTCGATGACCTCAACGCGCCGATGAACAGCTGTGTGTTGCCGGCCTGGGCGTTGGCCGCCGTGTGCCATGTGCCCGGTGGTGCGCATCCGTCCTACGCCCATGGCTACACCGAGCGCGATAACGTGTTCTACCAGGCCTGGGACCCGATCGCCCGCGACCGCACGACCTTCACCGCCTGGATCGACACGTACATCCGTGGTACCCAGGACTTCAGCGAATACCAGGCGAAACTGGCCAGCGCAGCGCAGGTGACTCCATGA
- a CDS encoding CoA-transferase subunit beta, with amino-acid sequence MTYSTNEMMTVAAARRLQNGAVCFVGIGLPSKAANLARLTSSPDVVLIYESGPIGAKPTVLPLSIGDGELAETADTVVPTGEIFRYWLQGGRIDVGFLGAAQVDRFGNINTTVVGDYHQPKVRLPGAGGAPEIAGSAKSVLIILKQSHRSFVEKLDFVTSVGHGEGGDSRKRLGLPGQGPVGIITDLCIMEPEAGSNEFVVTSIHPGVTREQISAATGWPIRFADQVQTTAEPDATELEALRALEARTAAAHGQAPGEA; translated from the coding sequence ATGACTTACTCCACCAACGAGATGATGACCGTCGCAGCCGCGCGGCGTCTGCAAAACGGCGCGGTGTGCTTCGTCGGCATCGGCCTGCCGTCCAAGGCCGCCAACCTGGCCCGTCTGACCTCCTCGCCGGACGTGGTGCTGATCTACGAGTCCGGCCCGATCGGCGCGAAACCCACTGTGCTGCCCCTGTCCATCGGCGATGGCGAGCTGGCAGAAACCGCCGACACCGTCGTGCCCACCGGTGAGATCTTCCGCTACTGGTTGCAAGGCGGACGCATCGATGTGGGCTTTCTCGGCGCCGCTCAGGTCGACCGTTTCGGCAACATCAACACCACGGTGGTGGGCGACTACCATCAGCCCAAGGTCCGTCTGCCGGGCGCCGGTGGTGCACCGGAGATTGCAGGTTCGGCCAAGAGCGTGTTGATCATTCTCAAACAGTCGCACCGCAGCTTCGTCGAGAAGCTCGATTTCGTCACCTCGGTCGGCCATGGCGAAGGCGGCGATTCGCGCAAGCGCCTGGGCCTTCCAGGACAGGGGCCGGTAGGGATCATCACCGACCTGTGCATCATGGAACCTGAAGCCGGCTCCAACGAATTCGTGGTGACGTCCATTCACCCGGGCGTGACGCGTGAACAAATCAGCGCAGCGACCGGCTGGCCGATCCGCTTCGCCGACCAGGTGCAGACCACGGCCGAGCCTGACGCCACGGAACTCGAAGCGTTGCGCGCCCTGGAAGCACGCACGGCGGCCGCCCACGGCCAGGCACCGGGAGAAGCATGA
- the pcaF gene encoding 3-oxoadipyl-CoA thiolase — protein sequence MMRDVFICDAVRTPIGRFGGSLAHVRADDLAAVPIKALLERNPGVDWAQLDEVFMGCANQAGEDNRNVARMALLLAGLPEGVPGVTLNRLCASGMDAVGTAFRAIASGEMELAIAGGVESMSRAPFVMGKADAGFSRNMKLEDTTIGWRFINPLMKAQYGVDAMPQTADNVADDCQVSREDQDAFAVRSQQRTAAAQAAGFFAEEIVPVRIPGKKGETVVEQDEHPRADTTLETLARLKPVNGADKTVTAGNASGVNDGAAAMILASAEAVQKHGLTARGRVLGMASAGVAPRVMGVGPVPAVRKLLERLNLAVEDFDVIELNEAFASQGLAVLRDLGLADDAAQVNPNGGAIALGHPLGMSGARLVLTALHQLEKSGGKRGLATMCVGVGQGLALAIERV from the coding sequence ATGATGCGCGACGTATTCATTTGCGATGCGGTGCGCACGCCCATCGGTCGCTTCGGCGGCAGCCTGGCCCACGTGCGCGCCGACGACCTGGCAGCGGTGCCGATCAAGGCGTTGCTCGAACGCAACCCCGGCGTGGACTGGGCGCAGCTGGACGAGGTGTTCATGGGCTGTGCCAACCAGGCGGGCGAAGACAACCGCAACGTCGCACGCATGGCGCTGCTGCTGGCCGGTCTTCCCGAAGGTGTACCTGGCGTGACCCTGAACCGCCTGTGCGCTTCGGGCATGGATGCGGTCGGCACAGCGTTTCGCGCCATCGCCAGTGGCGAAATGGAGCTGGCGATTGCCGGTGGCGTCGAGTCGATGTCGCGCGCGCCTTTCGTCATGGGCAAGGCCGATGCCGGTTTTTCCCGCAACATGAAACTGGAAGACACCACCATCGGTTGGCGTTTCATCAACCCCCTGATGAAGGCCCAGTACGGCGTCGATGCGATGCCGCAGACGGCAGATAACGTGGCCGACGATTGCCAGGTTTCCCGTGAAGACCAGGACGCCTTCGCCGTGCGCAGCCAGCAACGCACCGCTGCCGCACAGGCTGCGGGTTTCTTCGCCGAAGAAATCGTGCCGGTGCGCATTCCGGGTAAGAAGGGCGAAACCGTCGTCGAGCAGGACGAGCATCCGCGCGCCGACACCACCCTGGAAACCCTGGCCAGGCTCAAACCGGTCAACGGCGCCGACAAGACCGTGACCGCGGGTAACGCATCGGGTGTCAACGACGGCGCCGCCGCGATGATCCTTGCCAGCGCCGAGGCGGTGCAAAAGCACGGCCTGACTGCCCGTGGCCGCGTGCTGGGCATGGCCAGTGCCGGGGTCGCACCGCGGGTCATGGGGGTCGGTCCGGTGCCGGCCGTGCGCAAACTGCTCGAACGCCTGAACCTGGCGGTCGAGGACTTCGACGTGATCGAGCTCAACGAGGCGTTCGCCAGCCAGGGCCTGGCGGTGTTGCGCGACCTGGGGCTGGCGGACGATGCCGCGCAGGTCAATCCGAACGGCGGTGCGATTGCCTTAGGCCACCCGCTGGGCATGAGCGGTGCGCGGCTGGTGTTGACGGCGCTGCATCAGTTGGAAAAAAGCGGCGGCAAGCGCGGGCTGGCGACGATGTGCGTGGGGGTAGGGCAGGGGTTGGCGTTGGCGATAGAGCGGGTTTGA
- a CDS encoding MFS family transporter: MTTVHYTGEERKKRIFAIVGASSGNLVEWFDFYVYAFCAIYFAPAFFPSDDPTVQLVNTAGVFAAGFLMRPIGGWLFGRVADKHGRKNSMMISVLMMCAGSLVIACLPTYATIGVWAPIILLLARLFQGLSVGGEYGTTATYMSEVALRGQRGFFASFQYVTLIGGQLLAVLTVVILQQFLDEQELRAWGWRIPFFVGAVAAIISLLLRRTLEETSTAETRNDKDAGSIAGLFKNHSAAFITVLGYTAGGSLIFYTFTTYMQKYLVNTAGLHAKTASLIMTGALFLYMCMQPLFGMLADRIGRRNSMLWFAGLGTLCTLPILMVLKTVTSPFLAFVLITLALAIVSFYTSISGLVKAEMFPPQVRALGVGLAYAVANAVFGGSAEFVALNLKNMGNENAFYWYVTVMMAIAFLFSLRLPKQPKYLHTDH, from the coding sequence ATGACAACAGTTCATTACACCGGTGAGGAGCGCAAGAAGCGCATTTTCGCAATCGTCGGCGCGTCATCGGGCAATCTGGTGGAGTGGTTCGACTTCTATGTCTACGCCTTCTGCGCCATCTACTTCGCCCCCGCGTTCTTTCCCTCCGACGATCCCACCGTGCAATTGGTCAACACCGCCGGGGTCTTCGCGGCGGGCTTCCTGATGCGGCCCATCGGTGGGTGGCTGTTCGGCCGGGTGGCCGACAAGCATGGCCGCAAGAATTCGATGATGATCTCGGTGCTGATGATGTGCGCCGGCTCGCTGGTGATCGCCTGCCTGCCCACCTACGCCACCATTGGCGTCTGGGCGCCGATCATCCTGCTGCTGGCCCGGCTGTTCCAGGGCCTTTCGGTGGGCGGTGAATACGGCACCACGGCCACCTACATGTCGGAAGTAGCCTTGCGCGGCCAGCGTGGCTTCTTTGCATCGTTCCAGTACGTCACCCTGATCGGTGGGCAGCTGCTGGCGGTGTTGACCGTGGTCATCCTTCAGCAGTTTCTCGATGAGCAGGAGTTGCGCGCGTGGGGCTGGCGTATTCCGTTCTTCGTCGGTGCGGTGGCCGCGATCATTTCGCTGTTGCTGCGCCGTACCCTTGAGGAAACCAGTACCGCCGAGACCCGCAACGACAAGGACGCCGGCAGCATCGCCGGGCTGTTCAAGAACCACAGCGCGGCGTTCATCACCGTGTTGGGCTACACCGCAGGTGGCTCGCTGATTTTCTACACCTTCACCACGTACATGCAGAAATACCTGGTCAATACCGCGGGCCTGCACGCCAAGACCGCCAGCCTGATCATGACCGGCGCGCTGTTCCTGTACATGTGCATGCAGCCGCTGTTCGGCATGCTCGCCGACCGGATCGGCCGCCGTAACTCCATGCTCTGGTTCGCCGGTCTGGGTACCTTGTGCACCTTGCCGATCCTCATGGTATTGAAGACCGTCACCAGCCCGTTCCTGGCCTTCGTGCTGATCACCCTGGCCTTGGCCATCGTCAGCTTCTATACCTCGATCAGTGGTCTGGTCAAAGCCGAGATGTTCCCGCCGCAAGTGCGCGCGCTGGGCGTTGGCCTGGCCTACGCTGTGGCCAACGCCGTGTTCGGCGGGTCGGCGGAGTTCGTCGCGCTGAACCTGAAGAACATGGGCAACGAAAACGCGTTTTACTGGTACGTGACGGTGATGATGGCGATCGCGTTCCTGTTCAGTCTGCGCTTGCCCAAGCAACCCAAGTACCTGCATACCGACCATTAA
- a CDS encoding 3-carboxy-cis,cis-muconate cycloisomerase — MSQPPNNQLFDVYFTAPAMRQIFCDHGRVQGMLDFEAALARAQARVGVIPGSAVASIEAACKAEQYDFQALAQAIASAGNSAIPLVKMLGKVIAASDPDAERYVHLGATSQDVMDTGLVLQLLAAVDLIEADLQRLNEALSQQARHHAATVMPGRTWLQHATPVTLGMKIAGWLGALNRSRQRLRELRPRLACLQFGGASGSLAALGEQAMPVAQALAEELHLNLPDQPWHTQRDRLVELASVLGLVAGSLGKLGRDISLLMQTEAAEVFEPSAPGKGGSSTMPHKRNPVGAAVLIGAATRVPGLVATLFSAMPQEHERSLGLWHAEWETLPEICCLVSGALQQALAIADGMQVDAERMRANLDLTQGLVLAEAVSIVLAQRIGRDRAHHVLEQCCKQAVAQGRHLRAVLGDEPQVTEQLSADELDRLLDPSHYLGQAQVWVERAVAEHDLLNA, encoded by the coding sequence ATGAGCCAACCGCCGAACAATCAGTTGTTCGATGTCTATTTCACTGCGCCCGCCATGCGCCAGATCTTCTGCGACCATGGCCGGGTGCAGGGCATGCTCGATTTCGAAGCCGCGCTGGCTCGTGCCCAGGCCCGCGTCGGCGTGATACCCGGCTCGGCAGTCGCCTCCATCGAGGCCGCCTGCAAGGCCGAGCAGTACGATTTTCAGGCCCTGGCGCAAGCCATCGCCAGCGCCGGCAATTCGGCCATTCCGCTGGTCAAGATGCTCGGCAAGGTCATCGCCGCTTCCGACCCCGATGCCGAGCGCTATGTGCATCTGGGCGCGACCAGTCAGGACGTGATGGACACCGGGCTGGTCCTGCAACTGCTGGCGGCGGTCGACCTGATCGAAGCCGACCTGCAACGTCTGAACGAGGCGCTGAGCCAGCAGGCCCGTCACCATGCCGCCACGGTCATGCCCGGACGCACCTGGCTGCAACACGCCACGCCCGTCACCCTGGGCATGAAGATCGCCGGCTGGCTCGGCGCCCTGAACCGCAGCCGGCAACGCCTGCGTGAGCTCAGGCCGCGGCTGGCCTGCCTGCAGTTCGGCGGCGCCTCGGGCTCCCTGGCCGCGCTCGGCGAACAGGCAATGCCGGTGGCCCAGGCGCTGGCCGAGGAACTGCACCTGAACCTGCCCGACCAGCCCTGGCATACCCAGCGCGACCGGCTGGTGGAACTGGCCTCGGTACTTGGCCTGGTGGCCGGCAGCCTGGGCAAGCTGGGCCGGGACATCAGCCTGTTGATGCAGACCGAAGCGGCGGAAGTGTTCGAGCCGTCCGCGCCGGGCAAGGGCGGTTCGTCGACCATGCCGCACAAGCGCAATCCGGTCGGTGCGGCAGTGCTCATCGGCGCTGCCACCCGAGTGCCGGGGCTTGTGGCGACGCTGTTCAGCGCCATGCCTCAAGAGCATGAACGCAGCCTGGGGCTATGGCATGCCGAATGGGAAACTCTGCCGGAGATCTGCTGCCTGGTTTCCGGTGCGTTGCAGCAGGCCCTGGCCATTGCCGATGGCATGCAGGTCGACGCTGAGCGCATGCGGGCGAACCTGGACCTGACCCAGGGCCTGGTGCTGGCCGAAGCCGTCAGCATCGTGCTGGCCCAGCGGATCGGTCGCGACCGCGCGCACCATGTGCTGGAACAGTGCTGCAAGCAGGCCGTCGCTCAAGGCCGACATCTACGTGCGGTGCTCGGCGACGAGCCGCAGGTCACCGAGCAATTGAGTGCCGATGAACTGGACCGTCTGCTGGACCCTTCGCACTACCTGGGCCAGGCCCAGGTCTGGGTTGAACGGGCCGTAGCCGAACACGATCTTTTGAATGCGTGA
- the pcaD gene encoding 3-oxoadipate enol-lactonase, which yields MAQVQLADGELDYSLEGPKDKPVLVLSNSLGTDRHMWDGQMAAFTEHFQVLRYDTRGHGQSLVTPGTYTIEQLGGDVLALLDALNLDKVHFCGLSMGGLIGQWLGINAGERLHKLVICNTAAKIGTQDVWNPRIEMVLGQGEAAMQALRDASIARWFTPAFAEAHPLEATRITDMLAATSPQGYAANCAAVRDADFREQLAAIQVLLLVIAGSEDAVTTPADAQFIVERVAGAQYAEFAAAHLSNVEIGAPFSDRVVEFLLR from the coding sequence GTGGCACAGGTACAACTCGCCGACGGCGAACTCGATTACAGCCTGGAAGGCCCCAAGGACAAGCCCGTCCTGGTGCTGTCCAACTCGCTGGGCACCGACCGACACATGTGGGACGGCCAGATGGCCGCCTTCACCGAACATTTCCAGGTGCTGCGCTACGACACCCGTGGTCATGGCCAGTCCCTGGTCACCCCTGGGACGTACACCATCGAGCAGTTGGGTGGCGACGTCCTGGCGTTGCTTGATGCCCTGAACCTGGACAAGGTGCATTTCTGTGGCCTGTCCATGGGCGGTCTGATCGGCCAATGGCTGGGCATCAATGCCGGCGAGCGCCTGCACAAGCTGGTGATCTGCAACACGGCGGCGAAGATCGGCACCCAGGACGTCTGGAATCCACGCATCGAAATGGTCCTCGGCCAAGGCGAGGCTGCCATGCAGGCGTTGCGTGACGCGTCCATCGCGCGCTGGTTCACCCCGGCGTTCGCCGAGGCCCATCCGCTGGAGGCCACACGCATCACCGACATGCTCGCCGCCACCTCCCCGCAGGGCTACGCCGCCAACTGCGCTGCGGTGCGCGATGCCGATTTTCGCGAACAGCTGGCTGCCATCCAGGTGCTGCTGTTGGTGATCGCAGGCAGCGAGGACGCCGTCACCACACCGGCGGATGCGCAGTTCATCGTCGAGCGGGTGGCCGGTGCACAGTACGCCGAATTTGCCGCTGCGCATCTTTCCAACGTCGAAATCGGTGCGCCGTTCAGCGACCGGGTCGTCGAATTTCTATTGCGCTGA
- the pcaC gene encoding 4-carboxymuconolactone decarboxylase encodes MDEKERYNEGMKVRRAVLGEAHVERSLNNLTEFNSEFQEMITRHAWGDIWTRPGLPRHTRSLITIAMLIGMNRNEELKLHLRAAASNGVTREEVKEVLMQSAIYCGIPAANTTFHLAESVWDELGVESRQ; translated from the coding sequence GTGGACGAGAAAGAACGCTACAACGAAGGAATGAAAGTCCGGCGTGCCGTGTTGGGCGAGGCCCATGTGGAGCGCAGCCTGAACAACCTGACCGAGTTCAACAGCGAGTTCCAGGAGATGATCACCCGCCACGCGTGGGGCGATATCTGGACCCGTCCGGGTCTGCCGCGGCACACGCGCAGCCTGATCACCATCGCCATGCTGATCGGCATGAACCGCAACGAAGAACTCAAGCTGCACCTGCGCGCGGCCGCCAGCAACGGCGTCACCCGTGAGGAGGTCAAGGAAGTCCTGATGCAGAGTGCGATCTACTGCGGCATTCCGGCGGCCAACACAACGTTTCACCTGGCCGAATCGGTCTGGGATGAGCTGGGCGTCGAATCACGCCAGTGA
- a CDS encoding OprD family porin, whose translation MRQHFHRSPRLLPNLIALTVATAALPSFAAESGFLEDAKVGLNLRNFYFNRNHVNPAFPQSKSEEWTQSFILDAKSGYTQGLVGFGVDVLGMYSVKLDGGRGTYGTQLLPVHDGNDPADDFGRLGVAAKAKISKTVLKVGEWMPVLPILRSDDGRSLPQTFQGGQITSQEIDGLTLYGGQFRKNSPRNDASMEDMFLQGRAGITSDRFNFVGGEYTFNNKNTLVGLWNAELKDIYQQQYLQILHSQPIGDWTLGANLGFFHGKEDGSARAGDLDNKTWSALLSVKYGSNTFYVGLQKVTGDNGWMRVNGTSGGTLANDSYNSSYENAKEKSWQLRHDFNFAGVGVPGLTLMNRYISGDNVHTATVTDGKEWGRETELAYTVQSGTFKSLNMRWRNSTMRRDYSTSEFDENRVIVSYPLSIL comes from the coding sequence ATGCGCCAGCACTTCCATCGTTCACCCCGTCTGTTGCCCAACCTGATCGCGTTGACCGTTGCCACGGCCGCCCTGCCTTCCTTCGCAGCCGAGTCCGGCTTTCTGGAAGACGCCAAGGTCGGTCTGAACCTGCGCAACTTCTATTTCAATCGCAATCACGTAAACCCAGCCTTCCCGCAAAGCAAGTCCGAGGAGTGGACCCAGAGCTTCATCCTCGACGCCAAGTCCGGCTACACCCAGGGCCTGGTCGGCTTCGGTGTGGACGTGCTGGGCATGTACTCGGTCAAGCTCGATGGTGGCCGCGGTACCTATGGCACGCAGTTGCTGCCTGTGCATGATGGCAATGACCCGGCCGATGACTTCGGCCGGCTGGGTGTGGCCGCCAAGGCCAAGATCTCCAAGACCGTGCTCAAGGTCGGCGAGTGGATGCCGGTACTGCCCATCCTGCGCTCGGACGACGGCCGCTCGCTGCCGCAGACCTTCCAGGGCGGACAGATCACCTCCCAGGAAATCGATGGCCTGACCCTGTACGGCGGCCAGTTCCGCAAGAACAGCCCGCGCAATGATGCCAGCATGGAAGACATGTTCCTGCAGGGGCGTGCCGGCATCACTTCCGATCGCTTCAACTTCGTCGGTGGCGAGTACACCTTCAACAACAAGAACACCCTGGTCGGCCTGTGGAACGCCGAGCTCAAGGACATCTACCAGCAGCAATACCTGCAGATCCTGCACAGCCAGCCCATTGGTGACTGGACCCTGGGCGCCAACCTGGGTTTCTTCCATGGCAAGGAAGACGGCAGCGCACGGGCCGGTGATCTGGACAACAAGACCTGGTCGGCGCTGCTGTCCGTCAAGTACGGCAGCAACACCTTCTATGTCGGCCTGCAGAAAGTCACCGGCGACAATGGCTGGATGCGCGTCAACGGCACCAGTGGCGGTACCCTGGCTAACGACAGCTATAACTCCAGCTATGAGAATGCCAAGGAAAAATCCTGGCAATTGCGCCACGACTTCAACTTTGCCGGCGTGGGCGTTCCAGGCCTGACCCTGATGAACCGCTACATCAGCGGCGACAACGTGCACACCGCCACCGTCACCGACGGCAAGGAATGGGGGCGCGAAACCGAGCTGGCCTACACCGTGCAGTCGGGCACCTTCAAGAGCCTGAACATGCGCTGGCGCAACTCGACCATGCGCCGCGACTACAGCACCAGCGAGTTCGACGAAAACCGCGTGATCGTCAGCTACCCGTTGAGCATTTTGTAA
- the adeC gene encoding AdeC/AdeK/OprM family multidrug efflux complex outer membrane factor: MSKSLISIAVAAFVLGGCSMIPEYKQPALPVAEQFPQGEAYAPADAAEVAAAEQGWRQFFTDPALERLVQVALENNRDLRVAALNIEAYRAQYRIQRADLFPAINADGTGTRQRTPADLSQLGESGISSQYAVTLGVSAYELDLWGRIRSLSEQALQTYLSTEEARRSTQISLVANVANAYLTWQADQALLKLTQETLGAFEQSLKLTSRSTEVGVSSALDLSQARTAVETARVSLARYKRQVAQDRNNLTLLLGTAIPTDLPEARGLDADLLSEVPAGMPSQLLTRRPDILEAEHALLAANANIGAARAAFFPSISLTANAGTSSRQLSGLFDAGSGSWLFSPSISLPIFNAGALRASLDYSKIQKDINVANYEKVIQTAFQEVSDGLAARKTYNEQLQAQRDSVQANQDYYRLAERRYRIGIDSNLTFLDAQRSLFSAQQSLITDRLSQLTSEVNLYKALGGGWYERTGQAQLAQPAQAPKS, from the coding sequence ATGAGCAAGTCACTGATATCCATCGCTGTCGCCGCCTTCGTGCTCGGCGGCTGCTCGATGATCCCCGAGTACAAGCAGCCTGCCCTGCCGGTGGCCGAGCAGTTCCCGCAGGGCGAGGCCTACGCGCCCGCCGATGCGGCCGAAGTGGCGGCGGCGGAACAAGGCTGGCGGCAGTTCTTCACCGATCCGGCGCTCGAGCGCCTGGTGCAGGTAGCGCTTGAGAACAACCGCGACCTGCGGGTTGCGGCGCTGAACATCGAAGCCTATCGGGCGCAGTACCGCATCCAGCGTGCCGATCTGTTCCCGGCCATCAATGCCGACGGCACCGGTACGCGTCAGCGCACACCGGCCGACCTGTCACAGCTTGGCGAGTCGGGCATCTCCAGCCAGTACGCCGTCACGCTGGGCGTGAGTGCCTATGAGCTGGACCTGTGGGGGCGCATCCGCAGCCTCAGCGAACAGGCCCTGCAGACCTATCTGTCCACCGAGGAGGCTCGTCGCTCCACACAGATCAGCCTGGTGGCCAACGTGGCCAACGCCTACCTGACCTGGCAGGCCGACCAGGCGCTGCTGAAGTTGACCCAGGAGACCCTGGGCGCCTTCGAGCAGAGCCTCAAGCTGACCAGCCGCAGCACCGAAGTAGGCGTGTCCTCGGCCCTGGACCTGAGCCAGGCACGCACGGCGGTGGAAACTGCCCGTGTCAGCCTGGCGCGCTACAAGCGCCAGGTGGCTCAGGATCGCAACAACCTGACCCTGTTGCTGGGCACGGCCATTCCGACCGACCTGCCAGAAGCCCGCGGGCTGGACGCCGACCTGCTCAGCGAAGTGCCGGCCGGCATGCCGTCGCAGTTGCTGACCCGGCGCCCGGACATTCTCGAAGCCGAGCACGCCCTGCTGGCCGCCAACGCCAACATCGGCGCGGCCCGCGCGGCGTTCTTCCCGAGCATCAGCCTGACTGCCAATGCCGGTACGTCGAGCCGGCAGCTGTCCGGCCTGTTCGACGCCGGTTCCGGCAGCTGGCTGTTCTCGCCGAGCATCAGCCTGCCGATCTTCAATGCCGGTGCGCTGCGTGCCAGCCTGGACTACTCGAAGATCCAGAAAGACATCAACGTAGCCAACTACGAGAAGGTCATTCAGACGGCGTTCCAGGAAGTGTCCGACGGCTTGGCCGCACGCAAGACCTACAACGAGCAGTTGCAGGCTCAACGTGATTCGGTGCAGGCCAACCAGGATTACTACCGCCTGGCCGAGCGTCGCTACCGTATCGGTATCGACAGCAACCTGACCTTCCTCGATGCCCAGCGCTCGCTGTTCAGTGCCCAGCAATCGCTGATCACCGACCGGCTGTCGCAGCTGACCAGCGAGGTCAATCTGTACAAGGCGCTGGGAGGCGGCTGGTACGAGCGCACTGGCCAGGCTCAGTTGGCCCAGCCAGCGCAGGCGCCCAAGAGCTGA